The Streptomyces sp. CC0208 genome window below encodes:
- a CDS encoding HipA family kinase: MLREVAATRYIEPLRSGGSVPGVVEADDLGTYVVKFTGSAQGRKALVAEVIVGELARALGLRFPELVLVHFDPAIADSEPHQEVRDLHAASAGVNLGMDYLPGARDFTPEIARTFPVDPLEAGRVVWLDALTVNVDRTVHSSNLMVWPTLGIAPPRLWLIDHGAALVFHHRWEGTDPSKSYDFRHHALGHYGPDVRAADAELAPRVTLDLLREVTAAVPDAWLTDFATPAEAREAYVTYLHARVRASGAWLPTDFPSRDELAAEEAQRAARTQEGRPEWLKRVPDLHGKPAAEQDWSVHLG; the protein is encoded by the coding sequence ATGCTGAGAGAGGTAGCCGCGACCCGCTACATCGAACCCCTGCGCTCCGGCGGCTCCGTCCCCGGCGTCGTCGAGGCCGACGACCTGGGGACGTACGTCGTGAAGTTCACCGGCTCCGCCCAGGGCCGCAAGGCGCTGGTCGCCGAGGTGATCGTCGGTGAGCTGGCGCGGGCGCTGGGGCTGCGCTTCCCCGAACTGGTCCTGGTGCACTTCGACCCGGCGATCGCCGACAGCGAGCCGCACCAGGAGGTCCGGGACCTGCACGCGGCGAGCGCCGGGGTGAACCTCGGCATGGACTACCTGCCGGGTGCGCGCGACTTCACCCCCGAGATCGCCAGGACCTTCCCCGTGGACCCGCTGGAGGCCGGACGCGTCGTCTGGCTCGACGCGCTCACCGTCAACGTCGACCGCACGGTCCACAGCTCGAACCTGATGGTCTGGCCGACCCTGGGCATCGCGCCCCCGCGGCTGTGGCTGATCGACCACGGCGCCGCCCTCGTCTTCCACCACCGCTGGGAGGGCACGGACCCCTCGAAGTCCTACGACTTCCGCCACCACGCCCTCGGCCACTACGGCCCGGACGTCCGCGCCGCCGACGCGGAACTGGCGCCCAGGGTCACCCTCGACCTGCTGCGCGAGGTCACCGCGGCCGTTCCCGACGCCTGGCTCACCGACTTCGCGACGCCTGCCGAGGCACGCGAGGCCTACGTGACGTACCTCCACGCGCGCGTGCGGGCCTCCGGGGCATGGCTGCCCACCGACTTCCCCTCCCGGGACGAACTCGCCGCCGAGGAGGCCCAGCGGGCGGCGAGAACACAGGAAGGCCGGCCCGAGTGGCTGAAGCGGGTCCCCGACCTGCACGGCAAGCCGGCCGCGGAACAGGATTGGTCGGTGCACCTCGGATGA
- a CDS encoding RHS repeat-associated core domain-containing protein, whose translation MGVVLPGWADELLDLIGVSWPNVDEDDYRLMADAMREFADDIKDGTATAHQGIQALVASSGGSLAAEALDAHWGKIRGKHLENLAECGRLAATALDGVAVVIEGAKAAAVVQLGILAAEVAAAQAAAPLTLGLSELGALGATQATRLILKRLFKEAGEQAAEQVVGMALAPVEQALGAMVGDLVVQLGGNALGVQNGVDLSQTARAGKAGLGEGADATKGQMKLASAGGGGGGGGGGGGGGGGGAGSGSFTFDPDEYERASTSLTSAGGVFRNRAGGRISTAKGHYGRTKGKDAIADTANAVLDKVIDGIEEAVKKSAKHLDDSMTRGLKQMARNHQDNDRGLADHFDGLRKGGGGSAGSPKSGPGTSLASTGPGTGRRGGDSTSPLREGAGGDGLGTAQPANGRCKGGDPIDLISGEMILTETDVSLPGLLPLVVERTHVSSYRCGQWFGRSWASTLDQRLEADGDGLVLAAADGMLLVYPVPRPGESVLPAHGPRWPLTWDGTPGGEIHVTDPATGHTFHFAPITEPAPGTPAAHRMTLPLSGVSDRNGHRLEIDRTESGTPVEVWHSGGYRIAVDTDDNRITALRLLDTEDGGPQGTALRRYGYDVHGDLVEVVDALGHAARFTYDGNGRIVERTDRNGGWYRWEYDSSDRCIRGTGADGFLSCTLDYDPVGRANRYTDSLGHTTVYRYDEHRRLTGWTDAEGNTVHRVWDGPERLASATDALGRTTRYEYDDAGNTTAVLRPDGHVMRALHNDLGLPVEITEEDGATWRYTYDERGNRLSATDPAGAVTHYTYDAQGRPTTITDALGHTRRIAADAAGLPVALTDALGHTTTVERDAFGRVRTFTDADGRTERFGWTTEGRPAWRELADGAMEMWEWDGEGNLVAATDRAGNTSRFTFTHFHLPASRTTPDGVRHTFHHDTELRLTGVAAPDGRVWEYAYDAAGRLIREKDFAGRTLTYRPDPTGALAARTNGAGETTTYVRDVLGRPVEEHSADGVSTFAYDLSGALLRSANGTTTVEHTYDLLGRKLSETVNGRTTTWAYDVLGRRIERRTPSGTVSTWSYDAAGRPTALDTEGHRIDFTFDATGREILRGLGPGLSLTHDWDTHGRLGAQQLSHGDQLLEHRRYSYRPDGFLTEIQDLTGSSRRFDLTPAGRVTAVHGTGWSESYAYDPAGNLTRAARPGTDPDATTSEYDGNRLRRFGRTTCEYDGNGRLVRRRTRLLNGQTKIHTYTWNSEDRLTGTTTADGARWVYEYDAAGRRTAKRRLDADGQTAEETLFAWDGTRLSEQTTLAGRTTTWDYHSGTHRPLTQLDRHPAADPRFHAVVTDLSGAPTELVTPDGTIAWRGRTTVWGLPLPAPSDSPATEATDCPLRFPGQYADEETGWHYNYFRHYDPETARYLSHDPLGLAAAPNDYAYVDNPFTIADPLGLMPAIHGPNGQWMRDPNAPVIQHNRDTEYPSSYRQSTHDAMASQWTVEGQMQGGVPVYPAGHANAGQRIPRDQLNWFDSNGNPVPSDQLTYEHMHPVVQHWNQTGYNTDRGTRNDYYNDTNNLVPMSRSQNSAGGGRMTATYRQDTGPNYSCS comes from the coding sequence ATGGGTGTGGTGCTGCCTGGGTGGGCGGATGAGCTGCTGGACCTGATCGGGGTGTCCTGGCCGAACGTGGACGAGGACGACTACCGGCTGATGGCAGATGCCATGCGGGAGTTCGCTGACGACATCAAGGACGGCACGGCGACCGCCCATCAGGGGATCCAGGCGCTGGTCGCTTCCTCCGGTGGCTCGTTGGCCGCGGAGGCGCTCGATGCCCATTGGGGCAAGATCCGTGGCAAGCATCTGGAGAACCTGGCCGAGTGCGGCCGGCTGGCGGCGACCGCGCTGGACGGCGTGGCGGTGGTCATCGAGGGCGCCAAGGCCGCGGCCGTGGTCCAACTGGGCATTCTCGCAGCGGAGGTCGCCGCGGCCCAAGCCGCGGCGCCCCTGACGTTGGGGCTGTCGGAGTTGGGCGCGCTCGGGGCCACGCAGGCAACCCGGCTGATACTGAAGCGCCTGTTCAAGGAGGCTGGTGAGCAGGCCGCCGAGCAGGTGGTCGGCATGGCGCTGGCCCCGGTGGAACAGGCGCTGGGTGCCATGGTCGGGGACCTGGTGGTCCAACTGGGCGGCAACGCCCTTGGCGTGCAGAACGGCGTCGACCTGAGCCAGACCGCGCGGGCGGGCAAGGCCGGTCTCGGCGAGGGGGCCGACGCCACCAAGGGGCAGATGAAACTGGCCAGCGCCGGCGGTGGCGGTGGCGGTGGCGGTGGCGGTGGCGGTGGCGGTGGTGGAGGGGCGGGTAGTGGTTCGTTCACTTTCGACCCGGACGAGTACGAACGGGCCTCCACCAGTCTGACGAGCGCGGGGGGCGTCTTCCGGAACCGTGCCGGGGGCCGGATCAGCACGGCCAAGGGCCACTACGGGCGTACGAAGGGCAAGGATGCGATCGCCGATACGGCGAACGCCGTGCTGGACAAGGTGATCGACGGCATTGAGGAGGCCGTCAAGAAGTCCGCCAAGCACCTCGACGACAGCATGACGCGTGGCCTGAAGCAGATGGCCCGCAACCATCAGGACAACGACCGTGGTCTGGCCGATCACTTCGACGGCCTCCGCAAGGGCGGCGGCGGCAGCGCAGGATCCCCCAAGTCCGGCCCGGGCACATCCCTGGCCTCCACAGGGCCGGGAACGGGGCGGCGCGGCGGCGACTCGACGAGCCCCCTGCGGGAGGGCGCGGGCGGTGACGGGCTGGGGACCGCACAGCCGGCCAACGGCCGCTGCAAGGGCGGCGACCCGATCGACCTGATATCCGGCGAGATGATCCTCACCGAGACCGACGTGAGTCTGCCCGGCCTGCTGCCCCTGGTCGTCGAGCGCACGCACGTGTCGTCGTACCGCTGCGGTCAGTGGTTCGGCCGTTCCTGGGCCTCCACGCTCGACCAGCGGCTGGAGGCCGATGGCGACGGGCTGGTCCTGGCCGCGGCCGACGGCATGCTGCTGGTCTACCCCGTTCCGCGCCCCGGCGAGTCGGTCCTGCCGGCGCACGGCCCCCGCTGGCCGCTGACCTGGGACGGCACACCGGGCGGGGAGATCCATGTCACGGACCCCGCCACCGGCCACACCTTCCACTTCGCTCCCATCACGGAGCCCGCCCCCGGGACCCCGGCCGCCCACCGGATGACCCTGCCGCTGTCCGGGGTCTCCGACCGCAACGGCCACCGCCTGGAGATAGACCGTACCGAGTCCGGCACCCCTGTCGAGGTCTGGCACAGCGGCGGCTACCGGATCGCCGTCGACACCGACGACAACCGGATCACCGCGCTGCGGCTGCTCGACACCGAGGACGGCGGCCCCCAGGGCACGGCACTGCGCCGGTACGGGTACGACGTACACGGTGACCTCGTCGAGGTCGTCGACGCCCTGGGTCATGCCGCCCGCTTCACCTACGACGGCAACGGCCGCATCGTCGAGCGCACCGACCGCAACGGCGGCTGGTACCGCTGGGAGTACGACAGTTCGGACCGCTGCATCCGCGGCACCGGCGCCGACGGCTTCCTCTCCTGCACCCTCGACTACGACCCGGTCGGCCGCGCCAACCGGTACACCGACTCCCTCGGACACACCACCGTCTACCGCTACGACGAGCACCGGCGGCTGACCGGCTGGACCGACGCCGAGGGCAATACCGTCCACCGCGTGTGGGACGGCCCCGAGCGCCTGGCCTCGGCCACCGACGCCCTGGGCCGTACCACTCGCTACGAGTACGACGACGCCGGGAACACCACCGCCGTCCTCCGCCCCGACGGACACGTCATGCGCGCGCTCCACAACGACCTCGGCCTGCCCGTCGAGATCACCGAGGAGGACGGCGCCACCTGGCGGTACACCTACGACGAGCGGGGCAACCGGCTCTCGGCCACCGACCCGGCCGGTGCCGTCACCCACTACACCTACGACGCGCAGGGCCGGCCGACCACGATCACCGACGCCCTGGGACACACCCGCCGGATCGCGGCCGACGCGGCCGGCCTGCCCGTGGCCCTCACCGACGCCCTGGGCCACACCACCACAGTCGAGCGGGACGCCTTCGGCCGCGTACGCACCTTCACCGATGCCGACGGCCGCACCGAGAGGTTCGGCTGGACGACGGAGGGCCGGCCCGCCTGGCGCGAACTGGCCGACGGCGCAATGGAAATGTGGGAATGGGACGGCGAGGGCAACCTCGTCGCCGCCACCGACCGGGCCGGGAACACCTCCCGTTTCACCTTCACCCACTTCCACCTCCCCGCCTCCCGCACCACACCCGACGGCGTCCGCCACACCTTCCACCACGACACCGAACTGCGCCTCACCGGTGTCGCGGCCCCGGACGGCCGCGTCTGGGAGTACGCGTACGACGCAGCCGGACGCCTGATCCGCGAGAAGGACTTCGCGGGCCGCACCCTCACCTACCGGCCCGATCCGACCGGCGCGCTCGCCGCCCGCACCAACGGCGCGGGCGAGACGACGACCTACGTGCGCGATGTCCTGGGCCGCCCCGTCGAGGAGCACTCGGCCGACGGCGTCAGCACCTTCGCCTACGACCTCTCCGGCGCCCTGCTGCGCTCAGCCAACGGCACCACCACCGTGGAGCACACCTACGACCTGCTGGGCCGCAAGCTGTCCGAGACCGTCAACGGCCGCACCACCACCTGGGCGTACGACGTGCTGGGCCGCCGCATCGAGCGCCGCACCCCGTCGGGCACCGTCTCCACGTGGAGCTACGACGCCGCGGGCCGGCCCACGGCCCTGGACACCGAAGGCCACCGGATCGACTTCACTTTCGACGCCACCGGCCGTGAGATCCTGCGGGGCCTCGGGCCCGGCCTCAGCCTCACCCACGACTGGGACACCCATGGCCGCCTCGGCGCCCAGCAACTGTCCCACGGCGACCAACTGCTGGAGCACCGGCGCTACAGCTACCGCCCGGACGGATTCCTGACCGAGATCCAGGACCTGACCGGCAGCAGCCGCCGCTTCGACCTCACCCCCGCCGGGCGGGTCACCGCCGTCCACGGCACCGGCTGGAGCGAGTCGTACGCCTACGACCCCGCCGGCAACCTCACCCGCGCCGCCCGCCCCGGCACCGACCCGGACGCCACCACCAGCGAATACGACGGCAACCGGCTGCGCCGTTTCGGCCGTACGACCTGCGAGTACGACGGCAACGGGCGCCTGGTCCGCCGTCGCACCCGGCTCCTCAACGGCCAGACCAAGATCCATACCTACACCTGGAACAGCGAAGACCGGCTGACCGGCACCACGACCGCCGACGGCGCCCGCTGGGTCTACGAGTACGACGCAGCGGGCCGACGAACCGCCAAGCGGCGACTCGACGCGGACGGGCAGACGGCCGAGGAGACCCTCTTCGCCTGGGACGGCACCCGGCTGTCCGAACAGACCACCCTGGCCGGAAGAACGACCACCTGGGACTACCACTCCGGCACCCACCGCCCGCTCACCCAGCTCGACCGACACCCCGCAGCCGACCCGCGCTTCCACGCCGTCGTCACCGACCTGTCCGGCGCGCCCACCGAACTCGTCACCCCGGACGGCACCATCGCCTGGCGCGGACGCACCACTGTCTGGGGGCTGCCCCTGCCCGCCCCTTCGGACAGCCCGGCCACCGAGGCCACCGACTGCCCGCTGCGCTTCCCCGGCCAGTACGCCGACGAGGAGACCGGCTGGCACTACAACTACTTCCGGCACTACGACCCGGAAACCGCCCGCTACCTCAGCCACGACCCCCTCGGCCTGGCCGCGGCCCCCAACGACTACGCCTACGTCGACAACCCGTTCACGATCGCCGACCCGCTCGGCCTCATGCCCGCCATCCACGGCCCGAACGGCCAGTGGATGCGCGATCCCAACGCGCCGGTCATCCAGCACAACCGCGACACCGAGTACCCCAGCAGCTACCGGCAGTCCACCCACGACGCCATGGCCTCGCAGTGGACCGTGGAGGGCCAGATGCAGGGCGGCGTCCCCGTCTACCCGGCCGGGCACGCCAACGCGGGCCAGCGCATTCCCCGGGACCAGCTGAACTGGTTCGACTCCAACGGCAACCCGGTCCCCAGCGACCAGCTGACCTACGAGCACATGCACCCGGTCGTCCAGCACTGGAACCAGACCGGATACAACACCGACCGCGGCACCCGCAACGACTACTACAACGACACGAATAACCTGGTGCCCATGAGCCGCAGCCAGAACTCTGCGGGCGGCGGACGGATGACGGCGACGTACCGGCAGGACACCGGACCCAACTACTCCTGCTCCTGA
- the aceB gene encoding malate synthase A, whose product MSAPAPSPLAIVDAEPLPRQEEVLTEAALAFVAELHRRFTPRRDELLARRAERRAEIARTSTLDFLPETAAIRADDSWKVAPSPAALDDRRVEITGPTDRKMTINALNSGARVWLADFEDASAPTWENVVLGQVNLADAYTRNIDFTDEKSGKSYALKADEELATVVMRPRGWHLNERHLVDANGAQVPGALVDFGLYFFHNAQRLLDLGKGPYFYLPKTESHLEARLWNDVFVFAQEYTGIPQGTIRATVLIETITAAYEMEEILYELRDHASGLNAGRWDYLFSIVKNFRDGGAKFVLPDRNAVTMTAPFMRAYTELLVRTCHKRGAHAIGGMAAFIPSRRDAEVNKVAFEKVRADKDREAADGFDGSWVAHPDLVPIAMESFDKVLGDRPNQKDRLREDVHVEAADLIAIDSLEARPTYPGLVNAVQVGIRYIEAWLRGLGAVAIFNLMEDAATAEISRSQIWQWINAGVEFEHAGNTVKATPELARKVAAEELANIRQEIGEEAFAAGHWQQAHDLLLQVSLDDDYADFLTLPAYEQLRG is encoded by the coding sequence ATGTCCGCACCAGCGCCGTCCCCGCTGGCCATCGTCGACGCCGAGCCCCTGCCGCGGCAGGAGGAGGTCCTCACCGAGGCGGCCCTCGCCTTCGTGGCCGAGCTGCACCGCCGGTTCACGCCCCGGCGTGACGAGCTCCTCGCCCGCCGCGCCGAGCGCCGCGCCGAGATCGCCCGCACCTCCACGCTCGACTTCCTCCCGGAGACCGCCGCGATCCGCGCGGACGACTCCTGGAAGGTGGCCCCCTCCCCCGCGGCCCTGGACGACCGCCGGGTCGAGATCACCGGTCCCACCGACCGCAAGATGACCATCAACGCCCTGAACTCCGGGGCCAGGGTGTGGCTCGCGGACTTCGAGGACGCTTCGGCGCCGACGTGGGAGAACGTCGTGCTCGGGCAGGTCAACCTGGCCGACGCGTACACCCGGAACATCGACTTCACCGACGAGAAGTCCGGCAAGTCCTACGCCCTCAAGGCCGACGAGGAACTCGCCACGGTCGTCATGCGCCCGCGCGGCTGGCACCTGAACGAACGGCACCTGGTCGACGCGAACGGCGCCCAGGTCCCGGGCGCGCTCGTCGACTTCGGCCTGTACTTCTTCCACAACGCCCAGCGGCTGCTCGACCTCGGCAAGGGGCCGTACTTCTACCTCCCGAAGACCGAGTCGCACCTCGAAGCGCGCCTGTGGAACGACGTGTTCGTCTTCGCGCAGGAGTACACCGGCATCCCGCAGGGCACCATCCGCGCGACCGTGCTGATCGAGACGATCACGGCGGCGTACGAGATGGAGGAGATCCTCTACGAACTCCGCGACCACGCCTCGGGGTTGAACGCGGGCCGCTGGGACTACCTGTTCTCCATCGTCAAGAACTTCCGTGACGGCGGCGCCAAGTTCGTCCTGCCGGACCGCAACGCGGTCACGATGACGGCCCCGTTCATGCGCGCGTACACCGAACTCCTCGTCCGCACCTGCCACAAGCGCGGCGCGCACGCGATCGGCGGCATGGCGGCCTTCATCCCCTCGCGCCGGGACGCCGAGGTCAACAAGGTGGCCTTCGAGAAGGTCCGCGCCGACAAGGACCGCGAGGCGGCCGACGGCTTCGACGGCTCCTGGGTCGCCCACCCCGACCTGGTGCCGATCGCCATGGAGTCCTTCGACAAGGTCCTCGGTGACCGGCCGAACCAGAAGGACCGGCTGCGCGAGGACGTCCACGTCGAGGCCGCCGACCTGATCGCGATCGACTCGCTGGAGGCCAGGCCGACGTACCCCGGTCTCGTCAACGCCGTCCAGGTCGGCATCCGGTACATCGAGGCCTGGCTGCGCGGACTGGGCGCGGTGGCCATCTTCAACCTGATGGAGGATGCGGCCACCGCCGAGATCTCCCGCTCGCAGATCTGGCAGTGGATCAACGCGGGCGTCGAGTTCGAGCACGCGGGAAACACCGTGAAGGCCACGCCGGAACTGGCCCGCAAGGTCGCCGCCGAGGAACTCGCCAACATCCGCCAGGAGATCGGCGAGGAGGCCTTCGCGGCCGGACACTGGCAGCAGGCCCACGACCTGCTGCTCCAGGTCTCCCTCGACGACGACTACGCGGACTTCCTGACCCTGCCGGCGTACGAGCAACTGCGCGGCTGA
- a CDS encoding SelT/SelW/SelH family protein has protein sequence MTEPSSHSRRVEIEYCTQCRWLPRAAWLAQELLTTFETELTELALKPGKGGIFVVRVDDEIVWDRREQGFPEPTAVKQAVRDRVAPGKSLGHSDK, from the coding sequence ATGACGGAACCTTCTTCGCACTCCCGGCGGGTCGAGATCGAGTACTGCACCCAGTGCCGCTGGCTGCCGCGCGCGGCCTGGCTGGCGCAGGAGTTGCTCACGACCTTCGAGACCGAGCTGACGGAACTCGCCCTGAAGCCCGGCAAGGGCGGGATCTTCGTCGTGCGCGTCGACGACGAGATCGTCTGGGACCGGCGGGAGCAGGGCTTCCCGGAGCCCACGGCCGTCAAGCAGGCCGTACGCGACCGAGTGGCCCCGGGGAAGTCCCTGGGCCACTCGGACAAGTGA
- a CDS encoding IucA/IucC family protein yields MNRRERVNRVDLPPPPADTAVAHGADAYAAAPLLNCLLREVAVPLPDPGERRVYRLPSGRLLRVRGDRRPAEPEVRTAPGWRRVGHTELVKLAAEELTRHTGVSNHELPAEMIDSRDAVAALLMARARATVPDDPYQRSEQCLVTGHPHHPAPKARGGGPVATWLPYAPEAHARFPLVLLGVREDAVVEEGDTAALDTLGEAPPGYRLLPAHPWQLDLVHCAEAFEDGRLVRLGTTRFETWPTAAIRTVYAPSRDLFLKFSLDVRITNDIRRLWRHDLLTLRRTDEAVVNAFAASPGSAAWLSDRGYRTADFAFEELAVLVRDGLRDHVRSGATPLLAAALVEGFEGNPLDAAEDPAAWWEAYLGAVVPPALAAFADHGVVLEAHLQNTLVAVDGDGTPVQALFRDAEGVKLLPDVPRAAGWERLVYCLVVNHLCEVAAALAERRPGFDPWPAVRRELSRHDLPEAAALLTAPTLPGKTNLLLRWTGADGADARYLPLPNPVAGA; encoded by the coding sequence ATGAACCGTAGAGAACGAGTGAACCGCGTGGATCTCCCGCCCCCGCCGGCCGACACAGCCGTCGCACACGGCGCCGACGCGTACGCGGCGGCGCCCCTGCTGAACTGCCTGCTGCGCGAGGTCGCCGTCCCGCTCCCGGACCCCGGCGAGCGCAGGGTGTACCGGCTGCCCAGCGGGCGCCTGCTCAGGGTGCGGGGCGATCGGCGGCCCGCCGAGCCCGAGGTGCGCACGGCGCCCGGCTGGCGGCGGGTGGGGCACACCGAACTCGTGAAGCTGGCCGCCGAGGAACTGACCCGGCACACCGGAGTGTCCAACCACGAGCTGCCCGCCGAGATGATCGACAGCCGGGACGCGGTGGCCGCCCTGCTCATGGCCAGGGCCCGGGCGACGGTGCCCGACGACCCGTACCAGCGCTCCGAGCAGTGCCTGGTCACCGGCCATCCCCACCACCCCGCCCCCAAGGCCCGCGGCGGCGGCCCCGTCGCCACCTGGCTGCCGTACGCCCCCGAGGCCCACGCCCGTTTCCCGCTGGTCCTGCTCGGGGTGCGCGAGGACGCCGTCGTCGAGGAGGGCGACACCGCGGCCCTCGACACGCTCGGCGAGGCCCCGCCCGGCTACCGACTGCTTCCCGCCCATCCCTGGCAGCTCGACCTGGTGCACTGTGCGGAGGCCTTCGAGGACGGCCGCCTGGTCCGGCTCGGCACGACCCGGTTCGAGACCTGGCCGACGGCCGCGATCCGCACGGTGTACGCCCCTTCGCGGGACCTGTTCCTCAAGTTCAGCCTCGACGTCCGCATCACGAACGACATCCGGCGGCTCTGGCGCCACGACCTGCTCACACTCCGCCGTACGGATGAAGCGGTCGTGAACGCCTTCGCCGCGAGCCCCGGGTCCGCCGCCTGGCTGAGCGACCGCGGCTACCGCACCGCCGACTTCGCCTTCGAGGAACTCGCCGTCCTGGTCCGCGACGGTCTGCGCGACCATGTGCGATCCGGGGCGACCCCGCTGCTCGCCGCGGCCCTGGTGGAGGGCTTCGAGGGCAACCCGCTCGACGCCGCCGAGGACCCGGCGGCCTGGTGGGAGGCGTACCTGGGCGCGGTCGTCCCGCCCGCCCTCGCCGCCTTCGCCGACCACGGCGTCGTACTCGAGGCCCACCTTCAGAACACCCTGGTCGCCGTGGATGGCGACGGCACGCCCGTGCAGGCGCTGTTCCGGGACGCCGAGGGCGTGAAGCTGCTGCCGGACGTCCCGCGCGCGGCCGGCTGGGAGCGGCTGGTGTACTGCCTGGTCGTGAACCACCTGTGCGAGGTCGCCGCCGCCCTCGCCGAACGCCGGCCCGGCTTCGACCCCTGGCCGGCCGTCCGCCGCGAGCTGTCCCGCCACGACCTCCCCGAGGCCGCCGCCCTCCTCACCGCCCCCACCCTGCCCGGCAAGACGAACCTGCTGCTGCGGTGGACGGGGGCGGACGGGGCGGACGCACGGTACCTGCCGCTGCCGAACCCAGTCGCCGGCGCCTGA
- a CDS encoding phosphotransferase has translation MQDIPDGESLRLEHGYTNATRKSQGYVEKRYLGPLANERQEAEYLALTRLQGRFPVPEVVAGAQDEGLRIAFVSGVHAQDALSTAGPDGVLGLCGAALALLHSLDPADLGYPCKPGEGRLVHGDFGPQNVLLDHAGTSVAAVIDWEFSRLGNPLEDLAMAEWVIRTHHPELAGHLSSFYRAYGARPDWPARKEAMVRLCHGFRDFCVQWGDPEAVAMWDQRISATEGFRE, from the coding sequence GTGCAGGACATCCCGGATGGCGAGAGCCTGAGGCTGGAGCACGGCTACACGAACGCCACACGTAAGTCGCAGGGGTACGTCGAGAAGCGCTACCTGGGGCCCCTTGCGAACGAGCGTCAGGAGGCGGAGTACCTGGCGCTCACCCGGCTGCAGGGCCGTTTCCCTGTGCCGGAGGTGGTTGCTGGTGCGCAGGACGAGGGCCTGCGCATCGCCTTCGTCAGCGGCGTGCACGCGCAGGACGCGCTCTCGACGGCGGGCCCTGACGGGGTGCTCGGCCTGTGTGGTGCCGCGCTGGCACTGTTGCATTCGCTCGACCCTGCGGACCTTGGCTACCCCTGCAAGCCCGGCGAGGGCCGCCTGGTGCACGGGGACTTCGGTCCGCAGAACGTTCTGCTCGATCACGCTGGCACCTCCGTGGCCGCCGTCATCGACTGGGAGTTCTCCCGCCTCGGTAATCCGTTGGAGGACCTTGCGATGGCCGAGTGGGTCATCCGCACCCACCATCCGGAGCTGGCAGGCCACCTGTCCTCCTTCTACCGTGCGTACGGTGCGCGGCCCGACTGGCCTGCGCGGAAGGAGGCCATGGTGCGCCTGTGCCATGGGTTCCGGGACTTCTGTGTCCAGTGGGGCGACCCGGAGGCGGTCGCCATGTGGGACCAGAGGATCTCCGCCACGGAGGGCTTCCGCGAATGA